DNA sequence from the Coffea arabica cultivar ET-39 chromosome 11c, Coffea Arabica ET-39 HiFi, whole genome shotgun sequence genome:
ATTCACACTCTCTTGAAAGATTCACACTATAGGACAATGTgaaaatttgttttttctttgataGCACATCTCAATCATAATGGTGAAATACAATAGAAAAACACCCTCATGTGAAAAAGAGCTTGTTTGGTAGAACAAACCCATCATGAAGCTAAAATGAGAAGAAATTGCACACATGATTGGAGTTGGAAGCCATAAATAGAAAGTGGTTAATGATATTTCCCAATATTTGCTTGCAGATGTGGTATTTCACTACTAACCCTGCAATGATGATCAAACATTCActatatatttcaaattttcctTTCAAATTTTCCATAGGAATGTTGAAATTATGCTAGTGGAAAACAATCATAGATAGAGTTTTGTGAAAGCAAGCAAATGAAAAATTGGTGGAACAGAAAATACCTCTTTGGAAGGTTGTACTAAACTAAAGGGAGTAGTTAAATCAGCAAAATTCTAATTTATAAGCTTCACAACTTTGACACAATTAAATCGGaaataaagaagaagaattgGAACAAGTTGGCTGTGATTGTAGTAATGATCATCCAACATAAGTTTCATAATAATTTGCATTAATTTTATCTTTACATCTTTCTTCCCAATTGACTTTTTCACCCTTGTAAGAAACACAAAGAAATATATGATTTTAGAACAAAATTGGAAAAGGCAGGAAACTGATCTTAGTTTTATAGAATGGGGGGGGAAAAGTTTTATAGAGTGGTATACATAGCTGGCGCAATTTAAGGTTAGGAAGAAGAAATATCCTACATTCGTCAATGttggggaaaaatggaagaGCAAGAAGCAAAATGGATGAATGTTTAAATAATTAGAAACATTTGTTACTTAGACAATAATTAATTCAATTGATTGTAGGTTATGGGAGACCAAAAGAAAGAATTTTGATTAGTTGAAGTTTATTGATTAGGTTGGAGGTAGTTGGGGTTATATTATAAGGAATTAATTGTACAACAATAGCCACACTTCAATTAAATGCGTCTATAACACCATTTCAATAATTACACTAACACATAAACTTATATAAGTTGTACCTGATACAAAAAGATTGTAAAATAATTCCACATTCCAGCAATACCCAAATATCTCCATAAATAAAAGTTTTAAATGTACAAACATGAGGACATTTCCGTAAATATATCCAAAAATATGTTGCCATTAATTGtatcaaaaattttaagaaGGGAAAATCGTTTAAAatgtccctcatattttataagatgacttttttcgtccctcacttttaaaagtgtaattttacgtcctttacaaattcacattgatcaaatttggttcCTACTTAAGTTTCTGACTAGTTTTTGGTCGAAATCCACCACGtgacttgcatgtgatcattttttaagggtaaaattgtcaaatcaaatttttatataatttgatTCATAgtcctcacatttcacaaaatgaatttttccgtccctaacattttacaaaatgaattgttttgttcctcacatttcaaaaaatgaatgtttctatctctcatatttttcaaaatgaattttttcatccctcattgatcatgtgtatgaataatttttttctttaaatccatatatatgtctatttgattttatctgaacagtatgaataacatgtaatttatctCTATTGGATTTAATCTAAACATACTAATCATAGTtatacacatgctattcaatagatacatatatataggggtttaaaactaataattttgtttgaaactcatgtatatatttatatgatttcaccatttgaatctattcaatatttgcgaccttctcttttggtaataatttatttattgaattgtaTAATAAGATCATCTAATTAATGGATCCTAACTCGAATTCTATAATTGTActaacaaatttcagtttaaatctgaaattttcattcGGCACTTTTAAGACCAACAATTGAATTACTTGCCCtgtgattgttttaaaatttaaaagtgcCAACCACTTAtatctttttgtcatacttttcttttgtctACTTTTcctatccaaatttaattcgatataaacactcgataatatttaggattaaatgtcttctttattttcaaatttcgagtaaaataaaatgaatataagggaaaaactagcaattttttaaaacccatatatatatatatctatttgatttcacttgagcagtatgaatagtatgtaatatatctctatttgatttcacatgctattcgtactgttcaggtatgtgaaatcaaatagatatttatatggatttaaaaaaaaattattcacacacatgatcaataaagaatgaaaaattcattttgaaaaatgtgaaagatgaaaaaattcattttgtgaaatgtaagggacgaaaaaaattattttatgaaatgtgagggattatgaatcgaattatataaaatctgatttgataattttgcccttaaaatatgatcacgtgcaaggcacgtggtgaATTCCGACCAAAAACTAGTTAGAAACTTAAgtagggatcaaatttgatcaatgtgaatttgtaagggacgtaaaattatatttttaaaagtaagggacaaaaaaagttattttataaaatgtgagggacgtcttgaataatttttccttttaaaaaacTACacatcattttatatttttaaaatatttttattcgtgcggttgaaattcaaaaccACAGCTTATTCTTATATAGCATAAGGAATTTTCAGATTTTAGGTTTATGGGTTTGAGTAAATCCAAACATCACCGACTCAAATTTGACCCACTGATAAATTGGGCCACTTTGAGGTGTCTCCAATTACGGTAAACCCATTAACAATCCACGCAATTTCATCAACCTGCTCAATGGCCATTTAGGCTGCTTTGCAGAAAttaaacatttaaaaaaaagggtGGCCATTTATGGCCCAGGTGAAAACCAAAAGTAGGCCCGTGGTCTAAGCCCATCGAATACTTCCTTTGAGACTTAATCCGGTCAGGCCCGCCCAACTAATCTACGTAACCAAATAGCCCTCATCTCCGAACCCTAATCCTTCCCCAAATATATAAAGCCTCTTCTTCTCATTCTCCTAAGAGTCTATTTCCCATTTTCACTCCAGAGCTCAAAGCCCTAAACCTAATCGGCGACAGCAAAATCACTCACCCTAGAAGAAAGCCATGGCTGAGAGAGGCGCAGGAGACCGCGGCGGCTTCGGCAGAGGCTTCGGTGGCCGAGGAGACAGAGGAGGAAGAGGCGGCCGCGGACGCGGTGGCCGCAGAGGAGGCCGCCGTGAAACGGAGGAGGAGAAATGGGTCCCCGTCACGAAGCTCGGCCGTCTGGTGAAGGACGGCCAAATTCGCTCATTGGAGCAAATCTATCTTCACTCTCTCCCAATCAAGGAGTACCAAATCATTGATACTCTGGTCGGCCCTTCGTTGAAGGATGAGGTTATGAAGATCATGCCGGTCCAGAAACAGACCCGGGCTGGTCAGAGGACCCGGTTCAAGGCCTTTGTAGTGGTCGGAGACGGAAACGGCCATGTGGGATTGGGTGTCAAGTGTGCTAAGGAAGTGGCGACTGCGATTCGTGGGGCTATTATTTTGGCTAAGTTGTCTTTGATTCCGGTGAGGAGAGGATATTGGGGGAATAAGATCGGGAAGCCCCATACTGTGCCGTGTAAGGTTACCGGGAAATGTGGGTCTGTTACTGTGAGAATGGTTCCGGCGCCAAGGGGAGCTGGAATTGTAGCTGCTAGGGTTCCTAAGAAGGTTCTCCAATTCGCTGGTATTGAGGATGTTTTTACCTCTTCCCGTGGATCTACCAAAACCCTCGGCAACTTCGTCAAGGTTTgactaattttttatttctgtATATTCTTTTTGTGATTTCGTTTGAGATTTGTTAACTAGTGTTGGGTTTTGCTATTGATATACGTATTTCGGTAATTGACTAATTTATGTTTAAGATTAGTTGTACGTAATTGTGTTCATGGTTTAATCGTATGTAAATGGAATATTGAGAAGGTTTTGATTGTCCTGGAAAAAATGAAGCGCGGTGTATTTTCCTTGTAGGAGTATGCCGGATTTTGGAAGGACATATTACTTGCTTACCTTTCAATTATGGTCTGCCTGCGTTTTAAGGGTCTCTGTACTAGTAAATAATGAATTGGCCATCACTTTTTATGATTTACAAAAGGATACGTTTGGTGGTGAATATTCTGTTCCCATTGTTTTTGGATTTTTAAAGTGTGTGATTCTGATGCGGATGGTCATGTGATGTATTGCTAGTCTATGTTTAAGATTAGTTGTACGTAATTGTGTTCATGGTTTAATCGTATGTAAATGGAATATTGAGAAGGTTTTGAGTTTCCTGGAAAAAAAGAAGCGCGGTGTATTTCTCTTGTAGGAATATGCCGGATTTTGGAAGGACATATTACTTGCTTACCTTTCAATCATGGTCTGCCTGCGTTTTAAGGGTCTCTGTACTAGTAAATAATGAATTGGCCATCACTTTTTATGATTTACAAAAGGATACGTTTGGTGGTGAATATTCTATTCCCATTGTTTTTGGATTTTTAAAGTGTCTGATTCTGATGCGGATGGTCAAGTGATGTATTGCTTGTTGGGTTTCTTGCTTGGTTTTGTTGTATTGTATGAGTTGGTTGAGTGGGGAATTCTGGTATGATTGTATCCGATGTTCTGTTTTGCCTATTAACCATCCTTGTCtctctttttcattttattatgGGGTAGCTTATGCCTTTGTTCTTTGCAGGCTACTTTTGAATGTCTGTTGAAGACTTATGGGTTCCTAACCCCCGACTTCTGGAGAGAAACTCGCTTCACAAAGTCTCCATACCAAGAGTTCACCGATTTGCTGTCAGCTAAGCCCACTGCGAAAATTGCCTATATAGAGGACTCTGCTCCTGAGAGGGTTGAGGCCTAAGTTTTGCTAGTTGTTTATGAAATACTAGATAAACTGTTTGACGTTTGGTCTTTCTTTTGAGTACTGCCAAGGTGTTCTGTTTCTTGATATACTTGATGGTTTTATTTGTAGCACATCATTGAATTTGGTGTCCTTTTGGAGTTGATTGCAGAATCAATTATGTGATGCAGCTTGTCCATTTTTAGTTAATTATTACGAGTTCTGTGCATAAGTTCATGGCCAGTGAGCGTACACAGAAGGGGGTGGTATATTCTGCTGTTATCCGTTTCTCAAGGATGATTCTCCTTCTACCACTGTTGCATTCCTTTGCAGTTTCCTGTTGCACAGCAAATATGACGGTGCAGGCTGTCTCTTAGCCAATAAGATCTTGCGTTAATGCCAATTTAGTAATCTTCCATTGAATTGATTCTTGtagatgctttttttttttcccctaattTTTACTAGTGTAGCGTGGAAATTGCCTTGCAAGAACTAGTGAAACTGCAAAAGGGATGCTCTGAATAGTAGAGGCGCCAAAGGTCTTGGCATGGAGGATCCATGCTTGAATATAAATGCAAGAGCTGCATTTAAGATTATCGAGTACATCAGCGAAACATAGAAGCATATTTACAAAAGCATGTAGCTAAGTCAACATGGTTTTGTGGTCTACTGTGTTGGCAAGTTCTCATTGGCTTCATTGATGGTTGTGGCACTCCCTCTCTTAAccagaaaaggagaaaagaaaagggggaaaaaaagaaaaagaagaatggaaaTTTGTTAACATTTCTCCGAAGGCTGGACTGATCAAAATTCAAGTGGTAGATTTTTGTAAACTTTCAGGCTACTTCGAGTGTGTGTAATGCAGATAATGAATGCACAAGCTTCAGCCCACAAAAGTATGGGAGAGGACAACAACACAAAGGGAATCAATCAAATTCTTGCCTAAATTGGAAATTCAGCTtcaagaagcaagaaaatgagcCCAGACTCGTACCCACGGGACTCTGCTAAGCACATCCACTAGTCTTTTCTAGCATTTGTTCTGATCTTTGATTCATAAACACTTAAACGAACCCCCAGCTAAGCCCAGTCCCAGATGTCTGCAAGACTCATTTATACACATGAACCTGCATTTgtacttaaataaataattttgttatttgagTATTACTAACATTTTTTTACTAGATAACTAATGCTCAATTTAGATTAACTTGGAACTCAGACtgcattattattattgttgttgttgttgctgcTACTATTACTACTACTGTTTTAGTCTACTGCAACATAAATTTGATatcttataatttttattttttttttgtttattgtaGAATAGATCATAATCAAGTGCTCAGACTCATGGTTTTTAAATATGGTTATCGTCTTTTAGGGAATGAGCTTGGAAATAGGTCATTTGGTCTAGATAAATGTAATGATTCTGCATTCAGTCAAATGCTATCTACCCATTGATATGGGGATGCCTGCGGTATGTAAGATTGTAAGGTAATACTAATGGCCAACGTAATTATGAGCGGATATTGAATATGAGCCAATTGTTTCCTGAGGCTTTCCTCCTGTGAAACCAAATCACGACCTTCGTCTTGGAGTACAATAAGTTATGTCACTTTATTACCTAGAGCAGTCTCAGCCTCATCAACATCGGCCACCAGCTGGTTAAATTCATCAACAATAATTTTGCCAGTGACAATTAGTTTTTGGTTATTCAGCAGACTCTTGGCATAATTAATCCCAgttacaggaaaaaaaaaaagagaagatagaaGAATGTCAATTCTGATAGAGGCAGATAAAGCAGCATGCAAGTAAAGTGCCTGATTTACCAAAACAGCCTTAACTCGAGCAAGTTGAAGCTCAGACAAGATCTGAAAGGCTTCATTGAAAGTTATGCTGCTTTCCTTTCCAGACTTAGAGGAAGATGCAAAAAAAGAAGACCTTTCCCCGAGAAACTTTGTCAAGTTTCTGCAAAAGATCTATAATATCCCATACGGGGGATCTGGGCTTAAGAAAGTGTCTTTTGAAAGGATACCAGAGCCTGAGGAAGCATGTTTGGCCACAGCAGTTCCTAATGCCTATAAAGGGGAAGAAGTGAAGAGGGGAAGTTGGAAAAATCAAAATACATGACTGAGTAAAGAGGCTTGAGCATTTTGAGATTCTGCTTCATCAGTCTTTTTCAACAACGTTCTGAACTTGGATGTCAGAATCCTCTTCCCATGGTTCGTCGTCCAGATTGTGTTTCGGCTTGGATTAAGATCTTGTGTGGTATGTAGTGTGACCAGCATCCTTATGAGAAGGGGCTAATTGCTTTTGCCCTAACCCTTTCCAGGCCAGGCAAACACAAAGGGTGGTTTTCTAAAACCAGATACTGTTATCTAGGAAGGGAACAGACTAGCAAAAACCGATGGGGGTGGTTTTCTTCGGTGCATGTGTCCGTTAAACTGTTACTGAAGAAGGAACAGACTAGCAAAACAATTATCAAATAGACAAGGGAGAGGAATTTTTAGAAGTAAGTTAATAGGCACTGCGGAGGCCCTGTCCTGGGCctagacacgtggcagcccGGAAAGGGAGAGTTGGGCCTGGACCCCAGGCCCCGGACAACTGTCTTGGGACACGCCGCCACTAGGGCTCCAGAAGGGTCCAGGGAACAATCCCGCTGAGGGCAGGGAGAATCCCCCTCAGCGCGGGATTGAGGTCATACCGGGCAAGTCCTGAAACGTGCGGAGGTCGGACTCTTGAGCAGGTATAAATGGTAACGCACACCAACTACACAAGGTACGTTCACTATTCGCCAAGTACTCCGGACTGCTTTACTTCCCGTGAACTCCACTCACCGAAAAACTAATTTGACCGTCAGAGTGTCCTCAGGGATGACCTCGGGGCTCCCCTGTTAGATCACCctcttatttgttttgcaggCTTGGGACACGCTCCTCTCATCAGCACCCCGAGCTCATCAGGTCAGCTCGGTCAGGGGAAGTTCAGCGCTTTTtcagttggcgccgtctgtgggaacgaaAGGTAATCGAAGTTGTGTTGATGGCGAGAACGCGTTCCATGCAGACCGTGGAGAGCACCGGCCTTGGAGCCGGTGAGGGATCCCGGCGAATGGAGACCGGGGAGGATCCGGGCGCCAGGGGCTCAGCCCTGTCAGGGGAACGGAGACaacagattttccagttcgtgACAGAGAACCTCCTTATGCTGGAAGACATCATCCGACAGGCGAAGGAGGGGGGCGAAGCCGGTGGCGCACAGACCTCCAAGGTGAAGGGAAAGGAAAATGAACCACTTCCCGACCCCTTGAAGGATGAGTCACGCGACCGGCCCCCCAGAAGGAAACGACCATGGACTCCTCCTCGCCCCCGAGCCTCGGTGGTCGGGGACAGCGAAAGGTACTCCCGCGACAGGTCTGCGGGGAGTAGGCCGAGAGACCCCTCTCCGCGGAAACCTGTGCGGAACGAGCCTGATCGCTCTCCCGACCGATCTGTTAAGAGCCGGCCACAAAACCTTCCCCAGTGGAAGCCTGTCCGAGATGAACTCGAGCAGATCTTGCGGTCACAGTTGTACGAGGACAACTACATAATCTTGCCCTTTACCCGAGAACAAGGATGGCCCGGCCAAGAAGAACGTCTTTGATCGGCTCTCGAGGGAGAAAACCCCTGCTCCGCCACCGCTCCCGGAAAAAGGCTACATCCCCCTGACTCGACCCAGGACCCAGATCCTGGCTGTCATGGAGGCGGAGGGCCTCCTGGGAGATCGGCCGCCTAAGATAGGGACACCTCGGAACAAAAGGAACCAGGACCGGTACTGCGCCTTTCATCGTGACGTCGGACACGACATGGAGGGGTGCTGGGCCCTTCGGAGGGAGATCGAGGATTTGATCTAGCGCGATTTTCTGGGACGATTCGTGCGGCAAGGTCGTCCAGGCCAGGAGCCCGGGCGCACCTACCGTGGAGACAGGAGCGAGGGCCAGCGTCGCGACCGCCCTGAGCGACGCGACCTCCCTTTGGGAAGCACCCCCGACCGGGACATCCAGAACCTAGCGGGGGTGATAAACACCATCGCGGGGGGTCCCACGGGGGGGGATAGCCATGCAGCTCGGAAAAACAGGCGACCTCCCCCCGAGGGGGATGATTCCCTGAAGCGCCTGGGCATGGATGAGGAGATCACCTTCAGGCCAAGGGACGCGGTTCCCCTGGTGTCCGGGAACCACGAGACCATCATGATAGACGTAGTCACCAATAACTATCGGGTGAAAAAGGTGTACGTCGACTAAGGAAGTGCGGTTGACATTATGTTTTATCGGGTGTTTAAGGAGTTCGGCCTGGAGGACGGACAGCTGACCCCGGTCCGGACACCCCTGATGGGTTTCACCGGACCACCCATTCACCCAGAGGGGATGATCACCCTGATTGTCACGTTAGGGCAGGCCCCAAAATGTCGGACCATTCCAGTCAATTTCGTGGTGGTCAAACAACAATCCCCGTACAACGTGTTCTTAGGTCGGCCCGCCTTGAACGCTCTCCGGGCCATTCCCTTTTCGCTTAACCTCAGCGTCAAGTTCCCTACCTCGGGAGGGATAGTCGAGGTGCATGGAGATCCAGAAGTGGCTAGAACTTGCTACTTGGCCATGCTTCGGGAACCTGAGAAGGTGGTCGCTCAGACGACTAGCTTGGAGCCCTACATCTCGGGGGAGGAGGCCTGACAGCTGGGCACCCAGGACGAGGTCAAGGAGTTCCCCTTGAGGGAGGACAGGCCTGACCAGGTCCTCCGCATCGGTGCGCTGCTACTTTCTGAGGAGAAGGAGAGGTTGAAGGCCTTTCTAAGGAAGTATTCCCAGGTATTCGCATGGACAGTTGAAGACATGCCCGGGGTTCCGACCGACTTGGCTGTCCATCACCTCAACATAGATCCCCGCTTCAAGCCAGTAAAGCAGAAGAAGAGAAGCTTCGCCCCGGAGCGGAACGAGGTGATCAAGAAGGAGATCGGCAAGCTGCTGGAATCCAAGATCATCATGGAAGTACACTACCCGACCTGGTTAGCTAATCCCGTCCTGGTGAAAAAGGAGGACCAATCCTGGAGGATGTGCGTGGACTTTACAGACCTCAATAAGGCCTGCTCTAAGGACTGCTTCCCCTTGCCCAGGATCGACAGGTTAGTAGACTCTACTGTGGGTTTTGACTTTTTGTGTTTCCTGGATGCCTTCAAGGGATACCACCAGATAGAAATGGCTGAGGAGGACCGGGAAAAGACCTCCTTCATCACTGAGGAAGGGACTTATTGCTACCGGACAATGCCATTTGGGCTAAAGAACGCTGGAGCTACCTATCAGCGTTTGGTCAACAAGTTGTTTCAGAAGCAGATCGGCAGGAgcatggaggtctacgtggacgACATGATCGTCAAGAGTCGAACAGACCGGCAGCTCGCTCCCAACCTGAGGAAAATCTTGAACATTCTGTGGGAAAATCGGATGCGGCTGAACCCGAAAAAGTGTACCTTCGGGGTTAGGTTGGAAAAATTCCTGGGCTTCTTAGTCTCTTGGGAGGGGATCCGGGCCAACCCGGATAAACTCCAGGCCATCATGGACATGACCCCTTCGAGG
Encoded proteins:
- the LOC113716695 gene encoding small ribosomal subunit protein uS5x-like, with translation MAERGAGDRGGFGRGFGGRGDRGGRGGRGRGGRRGGRRETEEEKWVPVTKLGRLVKDGQIRSLEQIYLHSLPIKEYQIIDTLVGPSLKDEVMKIMPVQKQTRAGQRTRFKAFVVVGDGNGHVGLGVKCAKEVATAIRGAIILAKLSLIPVRRGYWGNKIGKPHTVPCKVTGKCGSVTVRMVPAPRGAGIVAARVPKKVLQFAGIEDVFTSSRGSTKTLGNFVKATFECLLKTYGFLTPDFWRETRFTKSPYQEFTDLLSAKPTAKIAYIEDSAPERVEA